In Deltaproteobacteria bacterium, the sequence GGAGGACGAAACAGGCGGCCAACTGTCCCAGTTCCCTTTTGGCGTTCATCAGTGTAGGGGAATTGGGGAGGAATTCCAGCGAGGCCATCATCTGATAGAAGTCCTCGGCCACCTCCCCTACCTTCGCCCGGGGATCAAAGATTGCCTCGGCTGAGGCGACATGGTGGGCCACCCTTTGAAACATCTCCTCCGGGGACTCTACGAGATGGCCCTCAGGATCTTTCTTCAGGTAACGGGCTTGCAGTACGTGCAGGGCGTTCTCTGTCAACTTCAGCGTCATGGTTCATAAAAATAATTGAAACCAGATATATTGTCAAATTTTTTTCCCTTATCCTCGCAGGGGTTCACGAACGCGCCTCCTTCACAAACAGATATGCTACGCTGCCTAGGGCGGCGGCAACAAAACAGAAGCCAAAGGCAAAGGAAAAGGCCTCCGTGCTCAATTGTCCCTGGGGGAGGGAGAGCCTATCTATCATGGCCCCCATAATATGTTGAAAGAAGGCGGCACCCCCCATAGTGAAGAAGTTCACTGCCGTCATAGCAGTTCCGGAAAGGGAATTCGGCAACAACTCCTTGATATTGGCGTACATCACTGGCGCACAAGCGGTGAAGACCCCGATCCCAAAGAAGATTATTACCAGCATGGTGGAAGGGGAAAGGGAACCGGTTAAGGGAAAAATGAAGAGGGTGTAAAGGGACATCCCCATGGTCACCACCCACTTGCGATTCTTGAAGACCCGATCTGAGAGGAGGCCGAAAATGGGACCTCCCACAATGAACCCGATGGGAAAGGCCATCAGCATCTTTCCTCTCTCCGCCAGGGGAAGTTGATACACTACATCCAAATAGGGGCCTGCCCAGAGGCCGGCGATGGAGATATAGGTGCCGTAGCGAACAAAAGCGGCCAGAGCGATGAGCCAGAAGGAAGGAAGCCGCAGAACCTGCCAGATCCCCCCCATCGATTCCCTCCACCATTCCGTTCGGCGGACTGGGGAGGCCTCGCCCCTCTCTTCTCTTTTAGGATGATCCCTTACCACCAAATAGATCCAAGCGGTGATAAGCAGATGGATAAGGGCGATCAACAAAAAGGCCTTACGCCATCCCATCCAATCTACCGCCACGGCCAAAGGGGCAGTAGCCACTACATTCCCCAACATACCTATGGAGATGATGAACCCTGACATGGTGGCAAAGGCATGGGGGGGGAACCAGATGGTGAGCAGTTTATAAGTACCCATTAGGGCGCAAGCCATCCCTACCCCCAGCAGGGCCCGCCCCAGAACCGCCATGGGGAAGGAATCTGCTAAGGCGAAGGTCACCGCCCCTACGATACCCAAGAAGGAGAGGATGAGGATCAACCTCTTCGCCCCAAAGAGGTCCATGGCAGCCCCCATGGGGATCTGGATCAGGGCGAAGGCGTAGAAGAAGACGGAGCTGAGGAACCCCAGATTTGCGGCAGTTAGGGAGAGGTCATGCATCAGCTCCGATGCGATCACCGCCGAGGAGGCCCGGTAGAACTGGGAAAGGAGAAACAACAGACTCAGGGGGACAAGCATCCAGGTCTTTTTATCCATCTTTGCCTCACAAACTACGAGATATTTTTTAACGGTCGTTCAAAGCTCTACCCCCAGTTCCATGGCCATTTGCGTCCTCCTTTCACCCCTTCTGGCAGATGATAATCTTGGATCTCCCGGTCTCCGTCTTCATTTCGTTCACCTTGGGGAAATATTTCCTAAATATCCCCTCTTTCCCCCTTAAGATCTCGAGGGCCTTCTTAGAGCCCATGGATAATATCCGTCCGTAGAACAAAAGCCGTACCAGAGGGTTGGAGGGGATATCGTGCTCCATCATGAAAAACCCCTTGTTCCTCTTGAGGACCCGGTGGACCTCCTGCAGACACCTCCCTGTGGCATTGCCTTTAAGCTCATAAAAGGCATGAGAGCAGGTGACCCTATCGAAGACCTCCCTCTTGAAGGGGAGGCAGGAAACATCGGCCTCTACCAGCAAGACATTGGGGAAGCCCCCGGTCTTTTCCCTGGCCACCCTCAACATCCCCCGGGAGAAGTCCACCCCGATGACCAACCCCTCCTCTCCCACGTATCGGCACAGGCTCAAAAGCAAGGATCCGGTCCCGGTGCAGATATCGAGGGCTACATCCCCCTTCTTCAAACCCACCTTATGCGCCAGGCAATCCCGCAGGGCCCCACCTCGATCTCCCGAGTGCAGGGCGATGAAGGGGTCGTAAAGACGGGAGAAGAGATCATAATATCTTCTGCGCAACTCCCTCATGATGCCATCCTCCAAAAGAGGAAATTCCTCATCAAGAGATCTGGGATATCCTGTGCAAGCGCTTCAACCTTTTCAGAAGTGGAGTTTGAGATGTCATATTTGGCGAGGCTGGATGGAGTAGCTACACCTCTATCGACCCCGACCTGATCCTCCTCAGATCTTCTTTGACCATTATCTCCACCAACTCCTCCAAGGAGGTCCTAGGTCTCCATCCTAGCTCCCTTTGGGCCTTGCTGGCATCACCGATCAAGAGGTTGGTATCCGCAGGGCGGAAAAGTCGGGGGTCGATCTCCACCAACACCCTTCCTGTCCCCCTGTCTATTCCCCTTTCCTCTTCTCCCTTCCCTTCCCAAACGGTCTCCATTCCTAGCACACCGAATACCCTCTCGACAAACTCCCTTACGGAGTAGGCCTTACCGGTGGCGATGACATAATCATCCGCCTGCGGCCTGTTCAACATCAACCACATGGCCTCCACATATTCCGGGGCATAACCCCAGTCCATCCGGGCATTTAAATTCCCTAGTAACAATCTGTCTTGCAAACCATCCTTTATCTTGGCGGCATTAAAGGTGATCTTTCTGGTGACAAACTCCAGCCCCCTCAAGGGGGACTCATGGTTGAAGAGGATCCCTGAACAGGCAAAGATATTATAGACCTCGCGGTAGTTAACGGTCGTCCAGTGGCCATACAGCTTGGCGATGGCATAGGGGCTTCGAGGGTAAAAGGGGGTATTCTCCGATTGGGGGACCTCTTGCACCCTGCCGAACATCTCGTTGCTGGAGGCCTGAAAGAACCTTATGTCCGGGTCCACCACCCTTACCGCCTCCAGGAGACGGGCCACCCCTATCCCCGTGATCTCACCAGTAGCGACAGGTTGTTCAAAGGAGATGCTGATATAGCTCTGCGCCGCCAGATTATAGACCTCCTCAGGTCCCACCTCGCGCAACAACCTGGTGCAACTGCGTTCGCTCTGCAGATCCACCTCCCGTAACGTTACTCTGTCTATAATCCCCAATTCGCCCAATCGCCAGAGATTGGGCGAATAATCCTTTTTATAGGTACCGAAGACCTTATATCCCTTTTCAAGAAGGAATTTGGCCAGATAGGCCCCATCCTGCCCTGTAATACCTGTGATCAGTACTTTTTTGGACATGGTCAATATTTAGCTCATCAAAAATCCTGATTTTTATTTTCTAAAATATTTTATCACTTTTTCCTTTTGGTGACAATATATGTCAGAGAATAACTAAATAAGGACACATTCTAAGGCAAGACGTTTCTGACCATTTTATCATAGACGGGGGAGCACGGCCCCATGTCCGGTCAGCCTCCAGTAGAGGCAAACCCCATCGAGGAGGGTCAAAAGAAAGATCACCCCATAATCGATTGGACATAACCGAAGCTCCAGATAGGAACTACGCTTACCTCTTCCCCCGAAATGTTTGGCCTCCAGGGCCATGGCCTGGAGGTTTACGGTCCGCATGGCATAGATCAAGATGGGGACCAGCAGGGGGATGAATTTGCGCATCTTACCCCAAAGGGATCCCCCTTCCAGATCCAGCCCTCGGGCGGACTGGGCTTGAACGATGGTCGCCCCCGCCCCCACAAAGGTGGGCAGGAGCCGAAAGGCGGTGGAGACGGCAAAGGCCAAGGGATAGGGGACCTTCCACTTGATGAGGGCGGCGGAGAGCTCCTCAATGCGGGTGGTGGAGAGGAAGATCAGGCCCACCACCAAGAAGATCCCGGCCCTCATCCCCATGGCCGCCCCATAGAGGAGGGGCTCCAAATAGATCCAAACTCCCCGCCAGCGGAAGACCTCGGTGGACCCGGTAATAAAGAGGGGCCACAAAACAGTGGAAAAGGCCATCAGGATCAAGAGGATGTACCTTAATCTCCACACATTGGCCATGGATCCACTCCACCAGGCCAACATCAATACCCCTGCCAAGATCGTCCCCTCGTAGATGGGGTGGTTAAAGGCAAGTCCCAATCCGAAAAGGAGTAGGATCGCCCATATCTTGGTACGGGGGTCCAGGTGATGCACCGGTGTAAGAGGCCGGGTATATAAAAAGATGCTTATAGTCATCCCCCCTCCTGTCGATTGAGGGGCTCTACCACCTCCAACATCTCCTCCACAGTCAGAGGGGTGATGCCCAAGCGGTTGCCTAATCTGACTATGGGAGGTGGGCGTAAAAAGCATCTCTCCAGCTTCTCTTCCCGCGAGAAGACCTTGCGGGTGGTATCGTCCATGGTCACCCTCCCCTGGTCCAGGACCACGGTGCGGTGGGCGTAGCGGGCCACTGTGGACATGGAGTGGGTGATGATCAGGATCGTGTGTCCTTTTTTGTTCAGAGAGGATACCATCTCCATCATGGAGCGTTGCTGCAAATGATCCAGGCCAGTGGTAGGCTCATCCAATATCAGCACCTGGGGCTTAACGGCCAACACCGAGGCTACCGCCACCCGTTGTCTCTCCCCTTTAGTGAGGGCAAAAGGGTCTCTGTCCTCATAGCCTGTCAGGTTGACAGCGGCTAGGGCCTCATCCACATTCCCCTTTAACTCCTCCCCCCAAAAACCGAGGTTGCGAGGCCCAAAGGCCACCTCTTCAAAGACCGTAGGGGCGAATATCTGGTGGTCGGGGTTTTGAAAGCAATACCCCACCCTCCTCCCCAACTCCTTGACAGAGAGCCCCTTGGCGTCCTCCCCGAAGGTCTCCAGCCTCCCTGAGGTGGGGCGAAGCAGGCCATTGAGGTGTTTCGCCAAGGTGGTCTTCCCCGACCCGTTCTGCCCCACCAGGGCCACAAACTCCCCCTCCCTAATCTCGAGATCAACCCCTTTCAGGGCCTCTACTCCGGAGGGATAATGATAGCGCACCCCCTCCACCTTCAAGACCACCCTTCTTGCGCCCATTCCTTTTTGATCTTTCTCCTCCAGGATATGGGCCGCTGCTTCGCGCAGCCTCAAGGACCTCTCGAACTCGGTTATTGCCTCCTCGCTTGTGAGAGGAAGAGTTCTTTCAGGGGATAAAGGACCCAGCGCTCGGCGGAAAAACTCGGTTACCGACAAGGGGGCTATCCCCGCCTCCAGCAGGAGCCGCCCATCAGAGAGGACCTCCCGGGGTGGACCCTCCCGTAAGATCCTCCCTTCCTTTAACAAGATAACCCTGTCCGCCTGCAGAGCCTCCTCTGTCTCGTGTTCGATGAGGAGCATGGCCATCCCCCTTCCCCTGAGCCTCCTCGCCAATTGGAATACCTCCTCCTTGCCCACCGGGTCTAGGTCGGTGGTGGGTTCATCCATAACCAAGAGGTGAGGGCGCATGGCCAAGACAGAGGCGATGGCTAGGCGCTGCTTCTGCCCACCCGACAGGGTGGAGGGCTCCCTCTCCCGCATACCTTCCAGCCGAACCAGGGGAAGGAGTTCATCTATCCTGCGCCTCATCTCCTCCCTGGGCACCCCCATGTTCTCCATCCCGAAGGCTATCTCCAGCTCTACATTTGTGGAGAAGAGCTGGGCCTCAAAGTCCTGCAGGACTAGCCCTACCTCTCTGGACATCTCCGAGGTGCGACTCAGGAAGATGTCCTTGCTCAATACCCGGGCCTTGCCCACGAGCTCTCCCCGGATGAAGCTGGGGATGAGGGCGTTGAGGCAATAGGCCAAGGTGGACTTCCCCGCCCCTGTATGCCCCATCCAGACCACGAACTCGTCGCCCTCCCACATCTCCAGGCAGATGTCGCTCAAGGCCCTTCCTTCCCCACCTGGGTAGGTGAAGGAAAGATCCTTTAGCTCCACGATCTTCCTATCCCTTTCCATTCTCTTCGGACGTAAAGACGACGGTATGCCTCAGAGGAGAAAGGAGGCCACCCCGATGACGATCACAAAGGCGGCCCCCACCGGGACGATCGAAGCAGAGGGGATTAGGAGGGCCACCACTATCCACCCTCCTATTCCTCCCATCGTCAAGAGGATCACCCCTATATATGGGGCCTTGGGGGCGGCGATATCCCTGGGGTCCATGATATCTCTCCAGTAGAGACCTATCCCCTTCACCCTGTCCCAGAGGAGAAGGAGGAGGAAGCCTGCGATGATATGGGCTGCGGTGTTATTGATGGTGATGACGGTGCAAAGAACTTTGAAGGGAACAAGCCCCAGGATCTCCACGCCCCAGGAGATAACCACCGCACAGACCGCTCCAGAGATGAAGCTGATTGTCACCAGCTCCAGCCACTGACATGGCCTCCTCATCCGCGGCTCTTCCCCGGAGGAGAAGGGGCCTAAATGCCCCCAGATCTTATATGGGACGTAGCCCAAGAAGAAATTGCCGATGAAACCAAAGAAGGAGGCCGGGCCCAGGGTGCCGAAGAAGTCGCCGATGAGGTTTCCCAGGGCTGAGCCCCAGGCGGCAGCGGGTCCGAATAGCAAGGAGAAGGCCATGGGAAGGAGGTTGGCCGGTCTAAGCTCCGTTATCCCGGGGATGATGACGATCCCTGCCTTAAAAGTGATGAGTGCAGCAGCATAAACGGCGGCGCAGAGGGCCACCAAGAGGACCATCCTGGTATTCCTCCACATGGTAAAGATCTCTCTCATCCATACCTCCTCTGTAGAGTGATCACTTTGGGAGAGTCCCTGTCATCCCAAATCACTCTCTGTCAAGATACTAAAGGGAGGATTGAAGGTCAATAGGGGGAACTTAGATCCTGCAAAAAAGGACCCCTCCCCCAGCGGGGAAGAGGCCGGTTTTTTAAAAAGATAGAGACCTATTCGATCAAGCGGCCTTTTTGCCCATCGCCTCCCAGACCAGCTCGGCGATGTCCTGGGCCCGGTACTTATCCTCCAGCTCCTTTTCCTTGATCCCGTCCACCAGCATGGTGTAGCAGAAGGGGCAGGCAGTCCCCACCAGCTGGGGGTTACACTTGACTAGGTCCTCTATCCGGGCGTGGTTGATGCGGGTGCCGAGGTGTTCCTCCATCCACATCCTCCCCCCACCAGCGCCACAACAGAACCCCTTCTCGCGGCTGCGCTCCATCTCCACTAAACTCACCCCAGGAAGGGCCCTCAAGATCTGGCGGGGTGGGTCGTAGATCTGGTTGTGCCGCCCGAGATAACATGAGTCATGGTATGCCAACGTCAAATCCAACTGGCTGTTAAAAGTTATCTTCCCCTTGGCAATCAGGTCTGCAACGATCTCAGTATAGTGATATACCTCGAACGCTCCACCAAACTGAGTATATTCATTTTTGAGAGTATTGTACCCATGCGGGCAAAGGGTAATGATCTTGGTGACATTGTACCCTTTCATCATCTCAATGTTCTGCTCGGCCATGATCTGGAACAGATATTCGTTCCCGAGCCTTCGCGCTGAGTCCCCACAGCATCCCTCTTCCACGCCTAATATCCCAAAACTCACCCCGGCGGACTGCAGGATCTTAACCATTGCCGTACTAACTTTCTTGTTGAGGTCGTCAAAGGAACCAGCACACCCCACATAGAGTAGATACTCCACATCGGCCTCCTCGGCCAAGGTCCGCACCCCAAGCTCCTTGGCCCAGTCCCCCCTGGTGGAAGCGCCGATACCCCACGGATTGCTGTTGTTCTCCATGTTACGGAAGGCCATTTGTACCTCCTGGGGGAAGCGGCTTTCCATCAAGGTCATGTAGCGACGCATGGCTATAAGTTTTGGCCACGGTTCAATGAAGACCGGACAGTGTTCGGTACAGGCACCGCAGGTGGTACAGGACCAAATAGCGTCGTCGGAGATGACCTCTCCTGTCAGGGGTTTCTCCTCAACCTCCACCTGCTCCTTTTCCTCGCCCATAGCCCTCTTGTTTACCCAGATCGGTGCCTTTTCATTGAGATAAGCTCTCAAGTCTTGGATCACCTGTTTCGGATTGAGGGGCTTGTCTGTAAAGTAAGTAGGACAATTATCCTGGCACCGCCCACAGCGGGTGCACGCATCCAGTTGCATCAGATCGACCCAGGTCAACTCCTCAAGGCGATTGGCCCCAAAGGTCTCCGCCTCCTCCATGTTCTCGATCGGCTGTACAGCTGCCTGGTCGAGATTACGGGTATAGGTGCTGATAAATGTGGTAAAGATATGGAACAATTTAGTGTACACTATCGCCCCGATAAAGATAAAGGAGACAACAACGTGGAACCACCATATCCCTTTATGCCAGGCGAGAACGGATCCCTGCTCAATCCCCGAGAAGAAGATCTTGCCGCATATCCATCCTACGAAGGACCACTTCTCCCACGGAGCGTTCAAAGATGCAATCCTTGCCCCTTCCATGAGGAATCCGGTGACAACAATAACGAAGAGAAGCAACAAGACCCAAAAGTCGTCGGGCCTGTTGTCTAGCCTTGTAGGCCTTGTGACGTACCGTCTCCACGCTGCCATAATGACACCTATGAGCACCGCAATTCCGGCAAGCTCTAGGACAAAAGAATACGTTAAGTAGACGGTACCCTTGAGAAAGTGGAGCCCGCTTACGTGTTCGAAGGCTTCAAGAGCAGCTCCGATCAAGAGAAGGACAAAACCCCAGAATATTAGCAAATGCATGAGACCAGGGTACGTTTCCTTGAGGACCCGCCACTGGCCAAAGACATACTGTATGACACCCTTGATCCGTTCCCCTACTCTATCAGTCCTGTTTGCCGCTGTTCCTTTACGCCACAGCCTAATTCGGTCATAGAAGGCATACACCACTATAAGGATAGCGACAAAGGCGAAAATGTAGTTTACATTACCTAACGCATCAATATTCCAGAACAAAGGCCTGCTCACATCCATCATCTCTCTCCATCAAAAAAGAATGGAAATAGGATCTAGAAAAACGAAGGGGGAAAATCCCCCCCGATCCAACCCAACCTTTTTAATGTTATTCAGCCTTCAGTTTTTTACACTCCTCAGTAAGCACAGGCACCACCTTGAATAGGTCATCTACCACCCCATAATCGGCCTTCTTGAAGATGGGGGCCTCAGGGTCCTTATTGATGGCCACGATCACCTTGGAGGTCCCCATTCCTGCCAGGTGTTGTATGGCACCAGAGATACCGCAGGCGATGTAGAGATTGGGGGTGACCACTTTACCGCTCTGCCCGACCTGGTCCGATTGGGCTCGCCAGCCAGCATCCACCGCTGCCCGCGAGGCACCAACTATTCCGTCCAATACATCAGCCAGCTCCTCCAAGATTTGGTAGTTCTCCGGTCCCTTCATACCTCGGCCACCAGAGACGATGATCTCCGCTTCCGTCAGGTCGGGCTTTTCACCCCCGGTCTTGATAACCTCTGTCACTTCGAGCCCAATATCCTCTGGTTTCACATCTGCTACAACCTTTGCCACCTCAGGCGTACGCGACTCGTCAGGTTCCGCCACAGGCAAGACGTTGGGGCGCACTGAAGCCATCTGCGGAGTCTTATCTGCAAATGTCACATCTGCATAGACCTTCCCCGCAAACATCGGCCTGTGCACCTGCAGTTTGCCGGCATCGTCAAGGTCTATCCCAGTACAATCAGTAGCTAAACCCAAACCTAATTTCCCGGCTACCCGGGCTGAAAGATCTTTACCGTTCACGCTGGCCCCGAACAGGACGATGGTGGGCTTCTCCTGCTCTATCAGATCACAGAGGGCCTTGGTGAAACCGTTTGTCGTGTACTTGTCCAGGCATTCCGTCTCCACGCAATAGACCTTTTCCGCTCCGTAGGCGCCCACGGAGGGAACCATTCCTTCTACGTCAGATCCAATCAGGACTCCACAGAGCGGCTCTCCCTTCTTCTCCGCGAGCTTCTTGGCCTCAGTTAAAATTTCAAATGCTACCTTTTTTACTTTGCCATCCTTGTGTTCTGCATAGACCCAAATTCCCGCCATTGTATCTTCTCCTCTTGCTTTTTAGGATTTTAGATTGCTTTCGCTTCTTCTCTGAGGAGCTTGGCCAAATTTGCTGCCTTCTCCTCAGGGGTTTCCCCTTCAATGATCTTTCCGGCCTGTCTCACCGGAGGGAGAGAGAACTTGACCACCTGAGTCAAAGCCCCCTGTTTCCCAACCTGATCCTCGCTGAGGCCTACATCACCCAGTTTGACCGGTTTGAGCTCCTTCTTCTTCGCCTTCATGATGCCCGGCAATGATGGATATCTTGGTTCATTCAACCCCTTTGTTGCGCCAAGCACTGCTGGCAGGGGAACTTCCAGTACCTCTGTTCCTCCTTCTACTTGGCGATGCACCGTTGCCTTCTTCTTGTCGTCAGAGAGCTCAAACTTGAGGATTCCCATAACAGAAGGAAGACCCAAAAGCTCAGCTAGGATATGCCCCACCTGGAACGAATCATCATCGATTGCTCGCATGCCGCAGAAGATCAGGTCGTAGTTCATCCCCTCGATGGCCTTGGCCAAGGCCTTGGCTGTGGTGTAAGGATCTCCTTCGAGAAAGGCGGGGTCATCAAGGTGCACCGCCTTATCTGCACCCATGGCCAGGGCCGTTCTGATGGACTCCACTGCCCGCTCCGGGCCAAGGGTGACGATGGTGACCGTCCCCTCCCCCACCTTTTCTTTTAACCGCAGGGCCTCCTCCACCGCATATTCATCATAGACATTTATCACAAATTTTATTCCCTCGTAGTTGATCTCGGTGTTGTCAGAGGTAGGCCTGATTTCCGCCTCGGTGTCGGGCACCTGTTTTAAACAGACAATGATCTCCATTTCCTCCTCCTTTTAAAAGATGAACTCGCCTTTAATTGTGAATTTAAGTTCAAACTCCCCTCCTTTACCTATCATACCCTAAAGGTTACGTCAAGCCTTTTTCGCAGAAATTCCTTCGTTACAGGACTTTTCTCCAAAATCCTCTATCAAATTGAAATAGGCTATTGATATTAATAGGTTAGGAAGGATCGCATGTGGAAAGGTATGTTCTTGATGAAAAAATGGGGAAACTTTTTTGCTTCATTAAACTTGACAAGGGTGTGAGGGGTGACTATGATAGAGAAAATTACTTTGTGCCTTTATTAACAAGCTCGGACGATGGAAATCTTAGATCTTGCGTCTATAGACAGGGATTTTATTAAGGCTGTGGAGGAGGAGAGTGGCCAGGACATCTCGCTCTGCTATCAGTGCGGCAATTGCACGGCGGGTTGTCCCTATGCCTTCGCCTTTGACATCCCGGTGCACCAGATCATGCGCCTCATCCAGGTGGGACAGAAGGAGGAGGTACTCCGCTCCCATGCCATCTGGCTATGCGCCACTTGTGAAACATGCACCACACGTTGCCCTCGCAACATCGACGTTGCCAGGGTGATGGACACCCTGAGAATTATGGCCAGACGGGAAGGTATGGTCTCAGAGGCAGGGATACGGCGTTTTCACGATGACTTTCTCGACTCAGTGAAG encodes:
- a CDS encoding MFS transporter, with amino-acid sequence MDKKTWMLVPLSLLFLLSQFYRASSAVIASELMHDLSLTAANLGFLSSVFFYAFALIQIPMGAAMDLFGAKRLILILSFLGIVGAVTFALADSFPMAVLGRALLGVGMACALMGTYKLLTIWFPPHAFATMSGFIISIGMLGNVVATAPLAVAVDWMGWRKAFLLIALIHLLITAWIYLVVRDHPKREERGEASPVRRTEWWRESMGGIWQVLRLPSFWLIALAAFVRYGTYISIAGLWAGPYLDVVYQLPLAERGKMLMAFPIGFIVGGPIFGLLSDRVFKNRKWVVTMGMSLYTLFIFPLTGSLSPSTMLVIIFFGIGVFTACAPVMYANIKELLPNSLSGTAMTAVNFFTMGGAAFFQHIMGAMIDRLSLPQGQLSTEAFSFAFGFCFVAAALGSVAYLFVKEARS
- a CDS encoding methyltransferase domain-containing protein, which gives rise to MRELRRRYYDLFSRLYDPFIALHSGDRGGALRDCLAHKVGLKKGDVALDICTGTGSLLLSLCRYVGEEGLVIGVDFSRGMLRVAREKTGGFPNVLLVEADVSCLPFKREVFDRVTCSHAFYELKGNATGRCLQEVHRVLKRNKGFFMMEHDIPSNPLVRLLFYGRILSMGSKKALEILRGKEGIFRKYFPKVNEMKTETGRSKIIICQKG
- the gmd gene encoding GDP-mannose 4,6-dehydratase, producing the protein MSKKVLITGITGQDGAYLAKFLLEKGYKVFGTYKKDYSPNLWRLGELGIIDRVTLREVDLQSERSCTRLLREVGPEEVYNLAAQSYISISFEQPVATGEITGIGVARLLEAVRVVDPDIRFFQASSNEMFGRVQEVPQSENTPFYPRSPYAIAKLYGHWTTVNYREVYNIFACSGILFNHESPLRGLEFVTRKITFNAAKIKDGLQDRLLLGNLNARMDWGYAPEYVEAMWLMLNRPQADDYVIATGKAYSVREFVERVFGVLGMETVWEGKGEEERGIDRGTGRVLVEIDPRLFRPADTNLLIGDASKAQRELGWRPRTSLEELVEIMVKEDLRRIRSGSIEV
- a CDS encoding energy-coupling factor transporter transmembrane protein EcfT, with translation MTISIFLYTRPLTPVHHLDPRTKIWAILLLFGLGLAFNHPIYEGTILAGVLMLAWWSGSMANVWRLRYILLILMAFSTVLWPLFITGSTEVFRWRGVWIYLEPLLYGAAMGMRAGIFLVVGLIFLSTTRIEELSAALIKWKVPYPLAFAVSTAFRLLPTFVGAGATIVQAQSARGLDLEGGSLWGKMRKFIPLLVPILIYAMRTVNLQAMALEAKHFGGRGKRSSYLELRLCPIDYGVIFLLTLLDGVCLYWRLTGHGAVLPRL
- a CDS encoding ATP-binding cassette domain-containing protein — encoded protein: MERDRKIVELKDLSFTYPGGEGRALSDICLEMWEGDEFVVWMGHTGAGKSTLAYCLNALIPSFIRGELVGKARVLSKDIFLSRTSEMSREVGLVLQDFEAQLFSTNVELEIAFGMENMGVPREEMRRRIDELLPLVRLEGMREREPSTLSGGQKQRLAIASVLAMRPHLLVMDEPTTDLDPVGKEEVFQLARRLRGRGMAMLLIEHETEEALQADRVILLKEGRILREGPPREVLSDGRLLLEAGIAPLSVTEFFRRALGPLSPERTLPLTSEEAITEFERSLRLREAAAHILEEKDQKGMGARRVVLKVEGVRYHYPSGVEALKGVDLEIREGEFVALVGQNGSGKTTLAKHLNGLLRPTSGRLETFGEDAKGLSVKELGRRVGYCFQNPDHQIFAPTVFEEVAFGPRNLGFWGEELKGNVDEALAAVNLTGYEDRDPFALTKGERQRVAVASVLAVKPQVLILDEPTTGLDHLQQRSMMEMVSSLNKKGHTILIITHSMSTVARYAHRTVVLDQGRVTMDDTTRKVFSREEKLERCFLRPPPIVRLGNRLGITPLTVEEMLEVVEPLNRQEGG
- a CDS encoding QueT transporter family protein, producing the protein MVLLVALCAAVYAAALITFKAGIVIIPGITELRPANLLPMAFSLLFGPAAAWGSALGNLIGDFFGTLGPASFFGFIGNFFLGYVPYKIWGHLGPFSSGEEPRMRRPCQWLELVTISFISGAVCAVVISWGVEILGLVPFKVLCTVITINNTAAHIIAGFLLLLLWDRVKGIGLYWRDIMDPRDIAAPKAPYIGVILLTMGGIGGWIVVALLIPSASIVPVGAAFVIVIGVASFLL
- a CDS encoding 4Fe-4S dicluster domain-containing protein, which translates into the protein MMDVSRPLFWNIDALGNVNYIFAFVAILIVVYAFYDRIRLWRKGTAANRTDRVGERIKGVIQYVFGQWRVLKETYPGLMHLLIFWGFVLLLIGAALEAFEHVSGLHFLKGTVYLTYSFVLELAGIAVLIGVIMAAWRRYVTRPTRLDNRPDDFWVLLLLFVIVVTGFLMEGARIASLNAPWEKWSFVGWICGKIFFSGIEQGSVLAWHKGIWWFHVVVSFIFIGAIVYTKLFHIFTTFISTYTRNLDQAAVQPIENMEEAETFGANRLEELTWVDLMQLDACTRCGRCQDNCPTYFTDKPLNPKQVIQDLRAYLNEKAPIWVNKRAMGEEKEQVEVEEKPLTGEVISDDAIWSCTTCGACTEHCPVFIEPWPKLIAMRRYMTLMESRFPQEVQMAFRNMENNSNPWGIGASTRGDWAKELGVRTLAEEADVEYLLYVGCAGSFDDLNKKVSTAMVKILQSAGVSFGILGVEEGCCGDSARRLGNEYLFQIMAEQNIEMMKGYNVTKIITLCPHGYNTLKNEYTQFGGAFEVYHYTEIVADLIAKGKITFNSQLDLTLAYHDSCYLGRHNQIYDPPRQILRALPGVSLVEMERSREKGFCCGAGGGRMWMEEHLGTRINHARIEDLVKCNPQLVGTACPFCYTMLVDGIKEKELEDKYRAQDIAELVWEAMGKKAA
- a CDS encoding electron transfer flavoprotein subunit alpha/FixB family protein, whose product is MAGIWVYAEHKDGKVKKVAFEILTEAKKLAEKKGEPLCGVLIGSDVEGMVPSVGAYGAEKVYCVETECLDKYTTNGFTKALCDLIEQEKPTIVLFGASVNGKDLSARVAGKLGLGLATDCTGIDLDDAGKLQVHRPMFAGKVYADVTFADKTPQMASVRPNVLPVAEPDESRTPEVAKVVADVKPEDIGLEVTEVIKTGGEKPDLTEAEIIVSGGRGMKGPENYQILEELADVLDGIVGASRAAVDAGWRAQSDQVGQSGKVVTPNLYIACGISGAIQHLAGMGTSKVIVAINKDPEAPIFKKADYGVVDDLFKVVPVLTEECKKLKAE
- a CDS encoding electron transfer flavoprotein subunit beta/FixA family protein; the encoded protein is MEIIVCLKQVPDTEAEIRPTSDNTEINYEGIKFVINVYDEYAVEEALRLKEKVGEGTVTIVTLGPERAVESIRTALAMGADKAVHLDDPAFLEGDPYTTAKALAKAIEGMNYDLIFCGMRAIDDDSFQVGHILAELLGLPSVMGILKFELSDDKKKATVHRQVEGGTEVLEVPLPAVLGATKGLNEPRYPSLPGIMKAKKKELKPVKLGDVGLSEDQVGKQGALTQVVKFSLPPVRQAGKIIEGETPEEKAANLAKLLREEAKAI
- a CDS encoding 4Fe-4S dicluster domain-containing protein, producing MEILDLASIDRDFIKAVEEESGQDISLCYQCGNCTAGCPYAFAFDIPVHQIMRLIQVGQKEEVLRSHAIWLCATCETCTTRCPRNIDVARVMDTLRIMARREGMVSEAGIRRFHDDFLDSVKRHGRVYEVGLLLKYNLQSGRPFADAELGPKLLGKGKLHYFPENIKGVGAVKEIFERFAKKRGL